In Lampris incognitus isolate fLamInc1 chromosome 20, fLamInc1.hap2, whole genome shotgun sequence, one genomic interval encodes:
- the LOC130130916 gene encoding uncharacterized protein LOC130130916 has product MHPEKFQEYRASTASDVMPAASGQKTITSFLNDGQQRMYDLKHPRQKAISDALVKDLIIKCCLPLSIVDNEDFKHFLHVLDPQYRPIARSTISSVTIPGMVEVKKEQIKNQLAEASSVAVTTDIWSDRKMRSFLGVTAHTYAKLKELIEVLDPFLEATNLTQGETTVTVSVIVPCVLTLRCHLQEIRGKARYCGPLVRALESSLKTRFAEVFSAVKIPGCEPAEGRGPTKFPFTNAYFIASVLDPAFGFQWLEHDVQLDSDIRDVLKTEIKEYIKAEGDKQAVSTADAAEATGPGEGELSESPPEKQLRMFSHYRRTPSSTEKKPSGQAQLTAYLNLIAEQDSDSVPCLRFWQQNKSKFPTLYQIATQVFSIPASSAPIERVFSHGGILMRPHRARLSSSMLSDLMFLKCNVYA; this is encoded by the exons atgcacccagaaaa gtttcaagaataccgtgcctccactgcttcagatgtgatgccagctgcttcaggtcagaagactatcacatcatttttaaatgatggacagcaaaggatgtacgacctcaaacatccacgtcagaaggctataagtgatgcccttgtaaaagatctaatcattaagtgctgcttgccactctccatcgttgacaacgaggacttcaagcacttcctgcatgtcctggaccctcagtaccggcccatagcaagatccacaatttcctctgtgaccattccaggaatggtggaagtcaagaaagaacagataaagaaccagctggcagaagcatcgagtgttgctgttaccacagacatttggagtgatcgaaagatgcggtcattccttggagtgacagcacacaca TATGCtaagcttaaagaactgatcgaagttcttgatccgttcttagaggcaaccaacctaactcagggtgagactactgtcaccgtcagtgtgattgtgccctgtgtcctcactctgcgctgtcacctgcaggaaataagaggaaaagccagatactgtgggcctctggtgagagctctggagagctccttgaaaacaaggtttgcagaggttttcagtgcagtcaagataccaggatgtgagccagctgaaggaagaggccctaccaaatttcctttcaccaatgcctacttcatagcatctgtgttggacccagcatttggcttccagtggctagaacatgatgtgcagctggacagtgacatcagagatgtgctgaagactgagatcaaag agtatataaaggcagagggtgacaagcaagcggtatcaacagcagatgcagcggaagcaacaggaccaggggaaggtgaactttcagagtctcctcctgagaagcagttgagaatgttctcccactataggaggactccctcctccaccgagaagaagccgtctggccaggctcagttgactgcatacctcaacttgatcgctgagcaggactctgactcagtcccgtgcctcaggttttggcagcaaaacaaatccaaattccctaccctctatcagattgccacacaggtattctctatccctgcctccagtgcgcccattgaaagggtatttagtcatggaggcattttgatgaggcctcaccgtgcaaggttgagtagttccatgctgtcagatcttatgtttttgaaatgcaacgtgtatgcttaa